In one Candidatus Poribacteria bacterium genomic region, the following are encoded:
- the rpsI gene encoding 30S ribosomal protein S9: MAIEQFWGTGRRKTSVARVRIIPGGEAGVTVNKKPIQEYFERADHWQAAQRPIEHVEKMGEYAIHVNVKGGGKTGQSGAISHGLARALVKADESLKPSLKKAGFLTRDSRMVERKKYGQKGARARFQFSKR; the protein is encoded by the coding sequence ATGGCTATTGAACAATTCTGGGGAACCGGCAGACGCAAAACCTCGGTCGCGCGTGTCCGGATCATTCCCGGTGGTGAAGCCGGGGTTACCGTTAACAAAAAACCGATTCAAGAGTACTTTGAACGCGCAGACCACTGGCAGGCAGCACAACGCCCCATTGAGCATGTTGAGAAAATGGGCGAATACGCCATCCACGTCAACGTAAAAGGCGGTGGAAAGACTGGACAGTCCGGCGCAATCTCACACGGACTCGCACGCGCACTCGTCAAAGCGGATGAATCCTTAAAGCCTTCATTGAAAAAGGCAGGATTTTTAACGCGCGATTCGAGAATGGTCGAACGGAAGAAGTACGGACAGAAAGGCGCACGGGCACGCTTCCAATTCTCCAAGCGTTAG
- a CDS encoding adenylosuccinate synthase: protein MSNIVILGAQWGDESKGKLTDVFAADADIVARYQGGDNAGHTIVLGEKTFILHLIPSGILRPDTVNVIGNGVVINLETLFGEIDRLQAQDIEVSSDNLKISDRAHLIMPYHKVVEQWEQMGSATKIGTTSRGIGPTYSDKMNRHAGIRVGDLLEFDQFQKKLDYNLEAKADALQIGGPERHVLLETYHSYAQRIAPYVTDTVAFMHDALASEKRILFEGAQGTMLDIDFGTYPYVTSSNCTAGAACTGLGIGPKAIEEILGVSKAYVTRVGGGPFPTEMPPDLDEKIREIGKEYGATTRRPRRCGWLDLVALRYAAQINGLTAIAMTKLDVFDTLDDLQVCVAYRYKGKQTTAFPSSLQVLEECEPVYETLPGWQQSLTEARTAEDIPQRTKDYIAYVADYLDVPIPIISVGPDRDQIVQLGRSLW, encoded by the coding sequence ATGTCAAACATTGTCATCTTAGGCGCACAGTGGGGCGATGAAAGTAAAGGGAAATTGACCGATGTTTTTGCCGCAGATGCGGATATTGTCGCTCGCTATCAAGGCGGCGATAACGCAGGGCATACCATCGTTCTCGGAGAAAAAACGTTTATTCTCCACTTGATTCCATCTGGTATCCTGCGTCCCGATACTGTCAACGTTATCGGCAACGGTGTCGTCATTAATTTGGAAACACTTTTCGGTGAGATTGATCGGCTACAGGCACAGGATATTGAAGTCAGTAGCGATAACCTGAAAATCAGCGATCGCGCACATCTTATCATGCCATACCACAAGGTCGTTGAACAGTGGGAACAGATGGGGAGTGCAACCAAAATCGGAACTACCTCGCGTGGTATCGGTCCCACTTACTCCGATAAGATGAACCGACATGCTGGTATTCGCGTTGGCGACCTCCTTGAATTTGACCAGTTCCAAAAGAAGTTGGATTACAACCTCGAAGCCAAAGCAGACGCACTCCAAATAGGTGGACCCGAACGACACGTCCTGCTCGAAACTTATCACAGTTACGCACAGCGGATCGCACCCTATGTGACAGATACTGTCGCTTTCATGCACGACGCGCTCGCTTCCGAGAAACGGATCCTCTTTGAGGGCGCACAGGGGACTATGCTCGATATAGATTTCGGGACCTATCCCTACGTTACCTCTTCTAACTGCACCGCCGGTGCCGCTTGTACCGGACTCGGTATAGGACCGAAAGCAATTGAGGAGATACTCGGTGTTTCCAAAGCCTACGTCACACGCGTCGGCGGCGGTCCATTCCCCACCGAGATGCCTCCTGACTTAGATGAGAAAATTCGGGAAATCGGCAAAGAGTATGGTGCCACGACGCGCCGTCCAAGACGCTGCGGCTGGTTAGACCTCGTCGCACTCCGATATGCCGCACAAATTAACGGATTAACTGCTATTGCGATGACAAAATTGGATGTATTTGATACCCTCGACGATCTCCAGGTCTGTGTCGCCTATCGGTACAAAGGTAAACAAACAACGGCTTTCCCAAGTAGTCTGCAGGTCTTGGAGGAATGCGAACCCGTCTACGAAACATTACCCGGATGGCAGCAATCCTTGACCGAAGCACGCACCGCCGAGGACATTCCGCAGCGCACTAAAGATTACATCGCATATGTCGCAGATTATCTTGACGTGCCAATTCCAATTATCTCCGTCGGACCCGACAGAGATCAGATCGTGCAACTCGGACGTTCCCTTTGGTAA